TAGAAAAATTGGAGATTTTACTCCAGAATTCGGTATCATCCTGGGTACTGGCTTAGGTAAATTGGTTGATGAGATTGAGATCGAATATCAGCTGATGTATTCCAATATTCCTAATTTCCCCATCTCTACAGTAGAATTCCATTCCGGTAAATTAATTTTTGGAAAATTAAATGGCAAGAATGTAGTTGCCATGCAAGGAAGACTCCATTATTATGAGGGGTATGATATGCAGCAGATTACTTTTCCTATTCGGATCATGAAAGTGCTGGGCGTCAAAAAGCTCTTTGTGTCAAATGCAGCGGGATCCCTGAATCCAGATGTCAGGAATGGAGATCTGGGTATTATTGAAGATCATATCAATTTATTGCCCGACAATCCATTGCGTGGGCAAAACCTGACTGAATTTGGGCCTCGTTTTCCGGATATGAGTGAACCGTATAATCGTGTAATGATTGAACAGGCACTTGAAATTGCAGCAAAGAACGGAATTACAGCACGAAAGGTTGTGTACGTCTCCTCACAGGGACCAAACCTGGAAACAAAAGCTGAATACCGCTTCATGCGAATTATAGGTGGGGATGTAGTCGGCATGAGTACGGTGCCAGAGGTGATTGTTGCCAATCATATGGCTCTTCCGGTATTTGCAATCTCTGTTGTTACGGATGAGGGCTTTCACGATGTGTTAAAACCTGTGTCTTTGCAGGAAATCGTAGCTGTCGCTGAGAAAGCGGAACCTAAGATGACATTAATTTTGAAAGAATTAATAGCTTTGCAGTAAATTTAGACTATATACAATTTTAGATGAAGTTGATCGTACGCGTTTTAGCCGCACTGTGTGTCTTACTTGTTTGTTCCATGGATGTAATTGCGCAAAGCAAGGAGGAGTGGAGCAGCGCGTTGGATTCGGCGAGAGCCAAAGAAGATGGAAAAAAAGATTCGGTTATCCTGTCTGCAAAGTATATCCGTTATGCGACATTGGATATGCTAAAAAAAGGAACTTATACAAGGCAAATAGATACGTCACACCATAATTACCAATATTATAATCCCCAAAACACACCCTGGAATCCC
The window above is part of the Sphingobacterium sp. ML3W genome. Proteins encoded here:
- a CDS encoding purine-nucleoside phosphorylase; this translates as MYHSINETTEFIRRKIGDFTPEFGIILGTGLGKLVDEIEIEYQLMYSNIPNFPISTVEFHSGKLIFGKLNGKNVVAMQGRLHYYEGYDMQQITFPIRIMKVLGVKKLFVSNAAGSLNPDVRNGDLGIIEDHINLLPDNPLRGQNLTEFGPRFPDMSEPYNRVMIEQALEIAAKNGITARKVVYVSSQGPNLETKAEYRFMRIIGGDVVGMSTVPEVIVANHMALPVFAISVVTDEGFHDVLKPVSLQEIVAVAEKAEPKMTLILKELIALQ